The genomic stretch ACAGAGGCAGCTGGTCCGAATGAAGAGTTTATCATAAATGAAAAGGGGCTCAGGTATGTTATTCGTCCTCGTTCTCAAGTGAATGGAGGTTTCTTTATCGATGCTAGAGATCTACGACAGTTGGTCAGACTTCACGCAATGAATGCGCGAGTATTAAATACCTTCGCCTTTACTGGTTCAATTGGTCTATCAGCCGCTATTGGAGGGGCTCTCGAGGTTACTCAAGTGGATATTAGTCGTGGAATTCTGCGATGGGCGAGGGAGAATCAGAAGTTAAATGATGGGCTCTGTTTGAGGTCACAGATGAAATTTATTGAGGAGGATAGCCGAACGTTTTTAGCGAGGGAAGATCGGAGAATCCAGAAAGGAAAGATACCGTATGATATCGTTGTTCTCGATCCCCCAACTTTCGGAAGCAGTGGCAAGAAACCTTTCCGCTTAGTATCTGAGTACCAGGATTTATTAAGTAGTGGGCTACGGGTCTTAGGTGAAGGTGGACACTTATTTTTTACGTGTAACTGTACGCGTATTGCGGTGGATGATTTAAAACGGGCTGCGCAGGAGGCTGCTATGAGACTGAATTGGCAGATCGACATCTTCAATCCAATTTATCCCCCTCGGATAGACTTTGGGTCTTTTCAGAAGGGTCACCCGAGCCTTAGAGGTATTCACCTTGCTGTATCCAAGAACAAGACTTGAAACGTTCAATTGAGGATAGTGATTACCCCCTCACTAATTGAGTCAGTGTAAAAACTTCGTATTA from bacterium encodes the following:
- a CDS encoding class I SAM-dependent rRNA methyltransferase, with the translated sequence MVNSQSQLLDKLRKAVFHRQSLLQQGEPFRLFHREFDGQAGLWIDCFGQALIVHVEEQFDFLHSQLRAIKGEIRELTGVEHIYVRIHRRRRQEVKADEVFLLTEAAGPNEEFIINEKGLRYVIRPRSQVNGGFFIDARDLRQLVRLHAMNARVLNTFAFTGSIGLSAAIGGALEVTQVDISRGILRWARENQKLNDGLCLRSQMKFIEEDSRTFLAREDRRIQKGKIPYDIVVLDPPTFGSSGKKPFRLVSEYQDLLSSGLRVLGEGGHLFFTCNCTRIAVDDLKRAAQEAAMRLNWQIDIFNPIYPPRIDFGSFQKGHPSLRGIHLAVSKNKT